A window of Planctomycetota bacterium genomic DNA:
AGAATCTCGACCCGCGAGGTGGAGCAGTTTCGGGCCGCGCGGTTGGCCACGGGCCATTCCCCTTCGTCGGCCAACCGAGAGGTCCGCACGTTGAAGCGCCTCTTCAACTTGGCCATTGTGAGGGGCTATCTCGCTCCGGGGCAAAATCCATGCCTCGCGCTCCCGAGAATCAAGGTGGGACGCCAGCGCAACGCCTACTGTAGCCCGGCGGAATTCCAGACGATCCTCCGTGCGGCCCCGGACGGTCTGTGGCGCGCGTTCCTGGTCCTGGTCTACAGCACGGGCCTGCGGCTGCGGGAAGCCACCAACCTGACCTGGAAGGACGTCGAGTTCCAGCCGGGCCAAGTTCATGTGACGCGTAAAGCCGGAGGTCCTTGGATCCAACCCTGGCAACCCAAGGACCACGAGATGCGCTCCGTGCCCCTGCCGGAGCAGGCGGTCAGCCTGCTCGCCGCTTGGCAGGCCGTCGCCCCGGAGGGGTGCCCCTATGTTTTTATGGAGCACGGGCGATGGGAGTATTATCGCCGGCAGGTTTCCGAAGGCCGGTGGCGCACGGGCCTGGACCTCGTGAACAACATGCTTCGTCGCTTTAAGACCCTCTGCCGGCGGGCGGGCGTCGGGCCGTACACGATTCATGACCTGAGGCGCTCGTGCATCACGAACTGGGCACGGCGATTGCCGATCCACGTGGTGCAGCAGCTCGCGGGCCACAGCGAGATCCAGACGACCGAGACGTACTACCTCAGCGTGCATGAGGACGATCTGGCCAGGGCGCGAGAGGTCCAGAGCGAGCTCGTCGGGGAGTTGCCGGAAGCCCGTCCGACTGACACAAAACT
This region includes:
- a CDS encoding site-specific integrase, encoding MHAEVMKDQLARSTFNLHLKAIDLLAEHVGWERPLHRISTREVEQFRAARLATGHSPSSANREVRTLKRLFNLAIVRGYLAPGQNPCLALPRIKVGRQRNAYCSPAEFQTILRAAPDGLWRAFLVLVYSTGLRLREATNLTWKDVEFQPGQVHVTRKAGGPWIQPWQPKDHEMRSVPLPEQAVSLLAAWQAVAPEGCPYVFMEHGRWEYYRRQVSEGRWRTGLDLVNNMLRRFKTLCRRAGVGPYTIHDLRRSCITNWARRLPIHVVQQLAGHSEIQTTETYYLSVHEDDLARAREVQSELVGELPEARPTDTKLTQRGPNRGFPQKKDPAESRNPLPDRGLQWRPQEESNL